GTTTAGGAACATTTCTCAATATCTATAAACATATTGATGGCCTGAATGGTAGACTTGTATTTGCGAACTTAAATTCCGATATCGAGAACCTAATGGAAATCACAAAACTTTCTAGCGTTTTCGAGATATATAAAACTCTGGAAGAGGCTGAAGACTCCTTCGAATATTAATCGCTCGAGGCGATTCTACTAATGAATCCAATCCTGAAGGTAAGTTTAGGAATCGCCAAAACAAAAACCTTTCGCGGACTGCTTTTTCTTTTCCTAATTTATAAATCTGTATTCAATGCCTTCACGGCAGACTTACTGATCCCCCCACTAGTCTCCCATTTGACCTTAGGGCGAATGGAAGGTAGTTTTTCTAGTTTCTCTCTTTTCTTTGGGATTGAGGTAAACAACTTTCGTCTTTATCCGGGACTTCCTTTTGACAGAACCCCACTTTTGGAAGCGAAACAGCTTCGACTTCGTTACAACTTGCCTCTCTTAGTTTTCGGTAAAATCAGAATCTCTGAAATTGGTCTTCAAAATGCTAAGGTGCAAATCGAAGAACGTGCAGGACAGTGGAACTTTGCCTCCTTGGTAAAAAAATCTCAAACTCCAATTTTGGAACCTGTAAAGGAACCGAAACCACCCCTGACAGAAATCAAAACCTATCTACCGTTACAGGCAAGTGCCTATATCAACTTGGATACGGTAGAGTTTCAGTTGAAACGTGATACAGGATCATTACATTTTTTATCTATCCAAGATCTCTCTTTACAAACGGAATTGGAAACTAACAGGTTCACATCGATTCCATTGGATCTTTCCGCCGTGAACCAGATCGATCATGTCCTTCTTTCTCTCAATGCATCCAAACCAATCCCATTGGATTTAGATTCGGAAGAACTAAGGTGGAAACAAACCATTCCTATGTCCTTACGATTTGAATGGGACCGAACTGTTTCTCCAGAAATGTTCTTGTTTACCACAGACATAGGAAAGGATGATATTTTACTTGAGGTTCGAAAAAAACCGGTCCAACTCGGATTACGTCTGTTATCTGATATTCATTATGATAATCAATTGGATCAAGTTAGTATCAACCAATTAGACCTTAGAGTTTTGGGCCAGTCTTGGCTTAGTTTGTCTGGTTCCATTCAAGAAGTTTCAAAGGAAACACCCAAGGTTAATATTGTTGTTGGAAAGTCC
The sequence above is drawn from the Leptospira sp. WS4.C2 genome and encodes:
- a CDS encoding STAS domain-containing protein, with the translated sequence MKIKVTSKNDVHIIKIEGAIKAGNEFELSEKIEQYIKKGQVPKFIIDLKKVPFINSAGLGTFLNIYKHIDGLNGRLVFANLNSDIENLMEITKLSSVFEIYKTLEEAEDSFEY